A stretch of DNA from Salmo trutta chromosome 12, fSalTru1.1, whole genome shotgun sequence:
tctggggggattctggtaagatgccggcaaagtcGTCTGAATTCTGGTAGACGGAAAATGTATTTGGGCCGATTCTGgccagtcattcattttgattccgggccgagtccgacatccgattccgggccgattcaatcagttccggccCCTCGGAAGAGGGAcgcttctgggccgattcctcattgctagctgggtaGAAAGCTTTTATTGGGAAATGAATCTGTTTGATTGTAGTCAGTGCCATGAAAAGTCATTTTCTATTTTACAGTATGCACACCTCTCATTCTAAACATTATTTGTTAAGTGTTACTTTCCCCAGTCAAAAATTCAAGGCCGGACCACATAAAACATATGATTTTGAATATAAGATTTAgcagtttaacctgttggggctagggggcagtatttgcacggccgaataaaaaatgtaccccatttaaactggttactactcttgcccagaaactagaatatgcatatatgagaagattccatacaggaagtgacctgtctaacaatttgttgtccttctgttgcatctctattgaaaatacagcatctctgctgtaacgtgacattttctaaggcttccattggctctcagaaggcgccagaaagtatagtggggtgtctgctgtctctgggcaaagaacagcaggagaatttgtgagtggtcagcctggggacagtgacactggagatgtgcgttcatgagaattctcaatttttttctttcagcctttgaatgaatacaatgtcgccccggttggaatattatcgctattttacgagaaaaatagcataacaatttattttaaacagcatttgacatgcttcgaagtacggtaatggaatattttgaatttttttgtcacgaaatgcgctcgcacgtcacccttcggattcaCCCttcctgaacgcacaaacaaaatggagctatgaattatttggaacaaaaacaacatttgatgttgaagtagaagtcctgggagtgcattctgacgaagaacagcaaaggtaatccaatttttctaatagtaattctgagtttaggttgtcccaaacttggtgggtgtcaaaatagctagccgtgatggccgggctatgtactcagaatattgcaaaatgtgctttcgccgaaaagctattttaaaatctgtcaatgcgattgcataaaggagttctgtatctataattcttaaaatcattgttatgtattttgtgaacgtttatcgtgagtaatttagtaaattcaccggaagtttgcagtgggtatgctagttctgaacatcacatgctaatgtaaaaagatggtttttgatataaatatgaacttgattgaacaaaacatgcatgtattgtataacataatgtcctagtagtgtcatctgatgaagatcatcaaaggttagtgctgcatttagctgtggttttggtttttgtgacatatatgcttgctttgaaaatggctagTGATTaattttggcagggtactctcctgacataatctaatgttttgctttcgctgtaaagcctttttgaaatcggacaatgtggttatattaacgagagtctttaaaatggtgtaaagtagtgatatgtttgagaaattgaagttatagcattttttaggtatttgtatttcgcaagcgtcccacctagcccagcgAAGTTAACCATTATTTTATGATGAGCTAAAGCTAATGTCTCCATTCCACATTTTGAAATAAGTATCCTTCCATATtactgtcacacctgctcccgctctttCCCCCTGACgctcgagggtgccaggctgccctgcattacgcactcctgccttccctcgtcacgaaCATCagtgatattggactcacctggactcactcaatcacctgtttattacctcccctatatttctcagttccccagctctgttccccgctgctgcattgtttGTCATGTGTCCCTGTTACCGTGTTCTGacactgttcctgtcttgttctatGTCTGTTCCCGAATAAATGTCTGACCCCCCGTACCAGCTTCTCCTGTCCGGCGTTGGTCTTTACAATTACCTGCTTCTTAATGAAACCAACCAGATTAGCCCTTTGAGCTAAAGCTTAGGGCCACTGGCCATATTAGATTCCCTAAACCCTGCTTTGTGCATTTTCCCATGTAAAGTCCATAAACAtctacagctctggaaaaaattaagagaccactgcaaaattatcagtttctctggttttactatttataggtaagtgtttgggtaaaatgaaaatgtttgttttattctataaactactgacaacatttctcccaaattccaaataaaaataaaaatattgtcatttagaaaatgtatttgCACGAaatggtcaaaataacaaaaaggaTGCAGTGTTGTCATACCTCAATTAATGCAAAGAAAAcaagttcatattcatttttaaacaacacaatactatagttttaacttaggaagagttcagaaatcaatatttggtggaataacccgGATCTTTCAATTacagctttcatgcgtcttggcatgccctccagtctttcacattgatgttgagtgactttatgccactccttTCGCAAAAAATTCAAGCAGTTCGGCTTTGTTTGATGacttgtgaccatccatcttcctgtagatcacattccagaggttttcaatggggttcaggtctggagattgggttggccatgacagggtcttgatctggtggtcctccatccacatgttgattgacctggctgtgaggcatggagcattgtcctgctggaaaaacacatcctcagagttggggaacattgtcagagcagaaggaagcaagttttcttccaggacaacattgtacgtggcttgattcatcagtccttcacaaagacaaatctgcccgattccaTCCTTGCTGAatgttaggagaattaacattcTCAATGTGAACTTCAATTAAAATACTCAGTCTGCAACCCGGAatttgtaagattctggttgaataacACAGACAGAGTCCCAGCTTACAAGATGCAGAATGTTTATTCACGAGTACGTTCTGAAGTCCATTGTACAGAGACATCGATTATAtactacgcacacacatacacacaaacattaagGCCCCAGATCTCTTaacactgtagatcattaccTAGCTGACAATTTCATTCctctgagattagggaaaccttGAGGGGTCCTCCCTCTCATATCATAAAGCCTCAGAGTTCAAGCTAGGGcaggtcaaccacagtttaacagttcttggtgtttacttaaacacacagacacacattcttcTCTTTCCCAGTCCAACCTCGTTACGATGTATGCTTAACCCATTAGTTACTCATTCTACATGCTATATAGACCATATCCCTAATAGTTCagtttcagggtagaattatttaatcattacattcaaacatataaatcccttaacactgaagcacccccagatcatcaccgatcctccaccaaatttcacagtgggtgtgAGACATTGTGGCTTGTAATCCTCTCCAGGTCTCgtacccactgtgaaatttggtggaggatcggtgatgatctgTGGGTCACCGATTtgccaccaaatttcacagtggggacgcatgaatcaagccacgtacaaggttgtcctggaagaaaacttgcttccttctgctctgacaatgttccccaactctgaggattgttTTTTCCCAAACACATACTTagaatagtaaaaccagagaaactgatcattttgcagtggtcttttcattttttccagagctgtatatcTAACCTACATTTAATAcggcacccctattccctacatggtttactatgggccctggtcaaaagtagtgcactatatagaatacggggtgccatttgggatgcatccattaTCACTGGCTTTAGTAATTCCAGtgacatacattttttccctATAATCTCGCAAATCTCTGTTTTGGACGAGACTAACTTTATGTCCAAagttatcctatttacactttgttgtcaattttgacactagaataaatgtttctgactcatatcgatgccacattgGCCATTTTCTAAACGAGAAGTTACTTTTAAGGGGAAGTTGCTCTTTAATggcaggaagcatagaaatagcagaCATTtcacagatctaccgcttctcaGACTTGCtacaatgagaatgacagatctataactcatttctatgtgaatttggtatCGTCTCCCAAAAAGCCACATAGCCAACTGCGTAGCATATTGTTTTTCATAGCTAATAGAAGGGGGAAGTCTGTCAGACACACTTTAGAGCTTAGAAACTTGCTACACGAGGAAACATTTTCTAAATCATGGGCAAACTGTCTATCTTTTTGCTTGTTCTTTCCTTTTACACCATTGTCAACGCAGGTAAGATGGACTATCTACTTTCTCTTACCTCATTTAATGATGTTTTAtgttataaaatataaaatgtccATAACTATATATTATAACTCCTCTCCCAGGTTCAGGATCACATTCTCTGTGGGCACTTGCAACATATATAAGAGGAGAGACACCTTTCCCTGAGTTTACGGTTGTGGTGATGTTGGATGATGTTCAAGTGACTTACTATGACTCCAACATGAAACACTTCATCTACAGGGGACATAACACCTCAGACAAAATACATGATGACGAAGCTAAGAACGGAGATTTTGTATTTGGAGTTATGTACCACCACATGAAAGAGAGATACTTTCACCTAAAGCACCACTTGAATCTCACAGAAGGTGTTCAAGTTCAGCAAAGAATGGCTGGCTGTGAGATGTTGGACAATGGTGAACCAGCACTGATCATGACAAAGAACAATTTCAATGCAGTTTTTGCAGATCATGCAATATATTACAACATTACACATTTTACATATGATGCTGGTAAACTACTTCaaggatgggatgggatgaggCAAGCACAAGAAAAAATTCTTTACGAGAATGTTTTACTTACCCTTTGCATCAGAACACTGAAGACTCTCCTGAAAAGAGAGAAGAACATTGTGATGCGTAAAGTTCCTCCCAGACTCAGGTTGATAAAGAAAGAGGTTTCTGGAGGGTTTCAGGTGAGCTGCCTGGCGTTTGGTTTCTACCCCCGCCACATCAACCTGACCCTGCTGAGAGACGGCCAGCCAGTGGCAGAacaggagctgacaggggggGAGGTGCTGCCTAGTGGAGATGGGACCTACCAGCTGAGGAAGAGTCTGGAGGTCAGTACTGATGAGCTAAAGAAGAGACACAACTACACCTGTACTGCCTCTCACCTCAGTCTGGACAACAAGCTGGATGTCAGTTGGGAGTCTGGGGCAGAGAGAGTTCACCTGTCCACCCTCTCAGTTCTACTGATGATGCTGCTGATTCTTATTCTATTGGTCACATTCATTTGTGTCAAAAGGAGGTGGAGTAACACTGCCTCCCAGTCTGAACTTGCCAACGTTGATGCAAAAGTGTCAGAGGAAATGAACCTTTCTTCAGTTTCTGAGACCTAACATATTCTTGGGACACGGATGCAGCTTTGTCAATTCAGCTCAGTTCACAATGAAAATATGACTGCCAGAGCACCCATCAGAGCAGACACAAAATGTACGAATGAATCTGATATTGCTAGTTGATCTTCCCCTCAAAAACAGACTGTAAAGTATCAGTATGGGGAGACTGCTGACAATAACAAATATCTGGGCATTAGTCTAGATCTGCATTTATATATTTGATATGCTGGTTTGGCGTCCTGAGCATTAACAAAGGTAATCTGTTAGTTATTTTGTGATGTAATCTGTCATTTCTAATCATGAATATTCATTAACTGTACAATTCTATCTGTGCTGTATTAGCTGATATCCAGTATCTTAACCAGAAGGAGAATCATGTGATCATGTGTAGgtctatttatttattattggaAAGACTTTACAGTGTCTCTGTTGTATTGTATGTGGTGTATATTACCCCCAGGCTGTACAATAATACCTTTATTACAGAATATAAAATGTAGCCTAATCGATTAATGGATTGATTCATGTTAACTACGACATTAATTTAAACAATGTCAAGTATACCGTAACTTCTCTCAAGAACTTGTTTATCACGGTGGAAGGGAGAGATATCTGACCCTATTTCTCTCCAGTTTAAGACTGGCATGAGGAATAAACTAAGGTAAATGTTGTATGCATTATAAACAATTAAACCGTTTTTTGATAGAACAGCTTTAGTGGGGACTGAATCTGTTGGATTGTCAGTGCCATGAAAAGTCATTTTCTATTTTGCAATATGCACACCACTTCTtctaaacatatattttttagtGTTACCTTTCCCCAGTCAAAAATGCAGGCCTACATTTCCACTCCAAGGCTGGACCACAACATTAAACACTGCTTTTGAATATAAGATCTAGTTTAATTAACTGTTATTTTGTATTGAACACTGAATGTTATATTAAAAGGCTGCAAAGCCAATGTCTCCATTCCACATTTTGAAATAAGTATCCTTCCATGTTACCTGCTTCCTAATGAGACCAACAAGATTGAACCTCGGTCTCCTGTGAACCATAATACTGTGTTAGCCATCTGGTACTATTgagacacctcttgcactgagatgcagtgccttagacagctgcgccactttTGAACCCACTCATTAAATATCCTAAAGGTAGAAAAAAGGCAGAATTGTATTTGTCTTGGAGACTAATGACTAATAAAGAGTAAATGCCATTTGTCAATCTGAAATGAATCAGAGTTTGTGCCGCCTACCCTTTTCCAAATCAAGTATTGTTCATTGTGAAACTTGCCTGGTGTCGTACATCCTTCCTGAAAATGCACTGCGGCACAAAATATCCAGAAATGTCCATATCTGACAtgctcagtcacacacacaagcagggacGGACAGACTTGGAGGTCGGGGGCCCCTAGATAGCATGTGAGAGcaaaaagtgtagaattgcaggaaattagctttaaaactgcaacattttcttttAGCCTCATGactaaatgtgtagaatagcattataaaacAGCAAAATGTTGTCTCtgcaccatggcaaaatgtgtaaaatgtagGTAGTTAGCTGATTCCCAACCGGCCCCCATCTTTTGCCAATTATTTGAATCCTGATACAATTCGGCTCCACATGTGACCTCGGTCTGGACGctcaaatcagattttttttttgctctGAAGTGTTTGTACATGACCtgccattaccatgacaaccacGGCCAAAATGCTAAGGAAGAGTGACAGGAAATGAGCACTGCATCCGTGTACTACTTCAGAGGCTACATCATGAATGTGCAAATCTGATATGAGTCACATGTAAAACTGAGTGTGGACTGTCAGAAGAAAATATTGGATATGGGGATAGAAACAGAACTGGGTTCTTCAGGTGGTTGTGTAAACATAgccatggagaattcaataaattcgattttttttaaatataaaggcTTGCTAAAGTGTTACAATTCAGCATTTTGTCATGGCCCTCCATCAACCATgtgtcacttctaggaagatttcagCCCACTTAGTCCCAAAATGTCTCCCAATGtttaccatcattgtaaagcccaaGCTATTTTTGACAAAGTCAAAGGAACAAAATCAGCTTCCATTCCCCTTGTCAACAAAACAAGCTTctattccccctgtcacaagggaaTTTAAGGCTGATTTAAGAATACATCGTTAACCCTGTTACTTAATTTAGCACTTCaaaggcacttactatagtctaTTGACCAAGTTACACTTGGTGGAACGACACTATAAAAGGATAGCTAAAACggtctggtgagagagagagtgagcgagtgagATGTTTTAATTTGACAATTCAGCAATGCGCAAAATAAAAAGGCCACTATTTATGC
This window harbors:
- the LOC115203435 gene encoding major histocompatibility complex class I-related gene protein — encoded protein: MGKLSIFLLVLSFYTIVNAGSGSHSLWALATYIRGETPFPEFTVVVMLDDVQVTYYDSNMKHFIYRGHNTSDKIHDDEAKNGDFVFGVMYHHMKERYFHLKHHLNLTEGVQVQQRMAGCEMLDNGEPALIMTKNNFNAVFADHAIYYNITHFTYDAGKLLQGWDGMRQAQEKILYENVLLTLCIRTLKTLLKREKNIVMRKVPPRLRLIKKEVSGGFQVSCLAFGFYPRHINLTLLRDGQPVAEQELTGGEVLPSGDGTYQLRKSLEVSTDELKKRHNYTCTASHLSLDNKLDVSWESGAERVHLSTLSVLLMMLLILILLVTFICVKRRWSNTASQSELANVDAKVSEEMNLSSVSET